Within the Eucalyptus grandis isolate ANBG69807.140 chromosome 1, ASM1654582v1, whole genome shotgun sequence genome, the region GGTCatcgtggccctcgcctagatctgggcgagggcccaattgatgtgaatcgttgcggaaggatcgttctaTGAAGACCCAGATgatgcgaattgcaaacctcgacctccaatcaaacatgtgattggcaacctcggtatgaacgtgacctatTGATTaacgcgtgtcaaccaaccaacgttatagatgccacgagcgaaagaattcgctatctcgctcgataagtcgaatcaaccgtcacaaaggaaccttgattaggtcaagtcctcaaaagaatagtagaaaaaaatctctcaactttttcctcaaaaataaaatatatctgtcCCCCAAAGAAATTCAGTCAGTCTTATATATAGTCATTATAgccgccacacaaaccctaaaaccaacctAGAGATATAATTcatcatattctagaatattcctattctagaatattcctaaacaaaaagaatattCCTATTTGACTAGATAATCAAATTACGcaaagatttccaagattcttcaagatctgatccaaggtcatcttcacgccgaagatcacgaaccatgacgccaacagcttgcctgaattgcTTGGCACGCGCTCGAGtgatcgaaccagtaggaataaacaatgggtccttagcacctcctcctcgatatggctcgataTCCACATCACCAATGCCCTCGCTCGTGGCGGACAAGGGCATTGTGCCCTCGCctggatctaggtgagggctgcTACACCCTTGCTAGCCACGAGCCAAGGCCGTCGTGCTCTCTCCTGTGGCCGACAAGGCCGCAGAGGCCCTCGCTGGCCAATGGGCAAGGGTTTCACCCCTCGCTTGAATTTGGGTGGGGGCCGacgccctcgcttgtggccgacgagggcgcAGGGCCCCTCGCCTCGACTAGCCTATGGCCAACGACCTCACTGCCAACGggtaagaagaaaggaaaaattaaaaaaggaaaaaaggaaaaaaataatttaaaaatctaaaaatataaaaaaaaattataaaatgtaTCCACATGGCGCCACATAAGACCGTCGCGGCGGCTATGTCAGCAATTTCCAGCTTAAATTAgtcgaatggactgaattgatatcaatgtgaaaaactttagaactaaattagtccaattgaaaagtttatgactgaattgatatcaatacaaaaggtttatgactttttgagtACTTTTCCTTGCCAAGTCCAACTAAGGGTCCGTTTgctaacgtttctatttctctcaaattttgttcttttgttccctagaacagaaaaagaataaaaattaattcgGTAACgccaattaatttttctattccttgaaatagaaaattggctggaaaatagattggaacataaacaaaaagtgaaaaaaaaataacttcttgtttttgagaaaaatttgtacaaataagttaattttatttttcttttttgctttttttttcttttattcttctttgcCTACCAGTTGCTGATCGcccaacaaaaaaatttgtggatCATACCAAGGTGCTAAAACGGAAGACAACTTTGTGCTACAGAGCTTGGTTCACTAGCAAGCAGGTCAATCTATTTATTTCTCACTCAAGGAAAATCAGTTTTGTGTTCTGATGTCCCTTCCATCTAGACAGATAGATGTTGAAATTGTTCGGTGTGACGGGGAATCACAGACATGTGTCATGAATTGTTCACACATTTGATACTCGGCGATCGATTATTACAGGTTGCTGGATACACGCAAAGAGTATGGCAAGTTGGCGTTCGCAACCATTAGAGGAGCTTCGCACACTGCCCCGGCCACGCAACCGGAGAGGTCGTTGCAGCTCTTCACCTCATTCCTGAGAGGGAAATCACTGGCTACTAACGCATGAGGTCCACAGAGGCATCTTCGATAAAGAGCCTGGATTATCTGATATAATAAATGTGACGTGGTGCTCAAGGGTAGACTATGAGGTCTTGACACGTGTCGCAGCAACTAAGCGACACTTGGCCTTTTTCTTAACTTACCTTGAGCACTGAATAAATGGCGGATGTATATGTCCCCTCGAAGTATTTATATGTTTGTTTGCTCCTTCCACTCGTGGATATTATTATCATTTCTTAATGTGAGTTCAACATAGTTGTCGATAATTTCAATAGATCTCATTTTTCGGTTTTACAGTATGTACAGTAACCTTTTTCTAACTATAAATCAATTCAGAACTACATATCCGAGATGGAACTAACTtacaaatatcatttttcacaaatttcaaTATTTCCCAATATTCTTATCCACACAATGTGCAAGACCCtaggttaaattttattttttttaatagagaCATCTTGAACATCAAATCATGTTTTGAGGTCAATTATTCATGGACCGAATTAAACTATATAACTATTCTATGATAATAGAGTGATTGCAAGCAAAAATCGGGACCACTGTTATTCTGGAATAGACAATTGGATTTCTTGACCAagccaaattaattaataatatgtcTACATCAATTCACATTTGTGTCTTTTAAACATATATCGCCAAGAATATGCCTCATTATTATCGTGAAACATATAATATTATATGACCGAAAAATGACCATGTGCATTACGGATTATCATCATTTTCTAAGACTAGATCTATTACCGGATCTCTTATTTAGACAAAGGGATGTGGACAAATCGCATAGATTGCGTGATTTTCCAACGTTGAAAAGCGCGACATCTTTGTATTCTTCTAACAGTTGGCAACAAGCATCTTCTCATCCCTTCAAAGTTGTTGATTTTTACTACAGCACGTGTTTGAACCTTTGAAATccgaaataataaaaacattaaaagtCTCGAGCACATAAATTACTTTCTATCTAGTTggcaaaaaaaattttaaaaaaaaaaaatcatttcctaTCTAAACAGGAGGCAGCAGCTCCTCGTACGAGACGCTATCATAACGCATCATGTCATTGTCATGTCTGTTTTACATAAAAGTCTTAGCTCTTCtacccattttttttcttattgacCACGTCAGTGCTTATGGCAGCAACCCACAGCGTAACACTGACCCGGACATGCGGATATGCTCAAGCTCGACACTGAACACCATCTCAAGCTAGCAAAATCGTCAGCTTGCCAGGACAACCCAAGGTGTATGAGAAGCAACAGAGAGCTCTCTTCCATTACTTAGCTGAGTCTAAAGCCGAAGCCGAAGCCGACCCCGCTTCGAAACCTCTCGTGCTTTGGCTCAATGGATGTAAAACCAtctgtattaaaaaaattaatcgactatttattaatatcattcgttgtttcaatttaataaattcaactctattttaataattcataaaacttagaaaaggaaaaaaaaatcacattctAAATTTGCGTGTCAAACGTATCGgatgagaagagaaaaaattggGGATGAATTATGTATCAAGAGAAATAAGagtaagagaagaagagaataatttttttttatctccccatttattatctttattattgttgttttattttttcacatatatacattttgacccattatttattgaaaattttaaaaattgacctcATGTGTCTGAATCACGTGTCAAAAGCTCGCATGTCGAAATTCCAACTTAAGTATCGGAGAGTGTCGAGAAAACTGATTaggtgtcggattttccaacaAGTATTGACTAAGTGTCGAAGAAAGTTTGAAAGTGTCGGACATGTGTCAGAGTGTCCCACACGACacaaaaacttttgaaaagtgtCAGTACTCCATAGAATAAAAGTGGgcataatttcaaaaaaacgaaaaagaggagGGTGCATAAAGCTAATCCTGTACCTTTAGCAGCTTAAATACAAGTTCACGTGTTGTCTCTCTTCGCAAAACTTAAATCGATAGGAAACTGAATCGGATCTTGTATCGATATATCATTTTCAAGGGTGAATGTGAGATTGATCCCATTCGCTGTGATGTGATTCCAACTTCAAAGATTCTGTAATTGGCTAATTCTTGCATTTTTCGATTTATTTCCAGAAGCAAACATGTTGTACCTGGAATCTCTTGCAGGAGTTGGTTTCTCCTCCTCCGTCGATAATACTTATTATAACTCTATTGACAACAAGATGACAGGTTCTTTTCCTTGCGAATTGCAatatatttttaacaaattaagCTCCAGCTATGATTTACAGAGGTAATGTAAAGCTGAAATTAAGCATTAATACCAGCTAAATAATGCTTCCATGTTTCAGCAAGAGACAATCTCGCAATCCTCCATAACTGGTTTGAAAAATTCCCAGAATACAAGGAGAGAGATTTATTGATCACAGGAGAGAACTACGCGGGTGAACTAGTGTTTAAGATTTTGTGAACGCCGTTTTGCGTGGTTTAATGAATGGGAAGCTCCATGAAAGCAGAATTTAAACTTCTATCTAATTTCACTCTTACCAGGTCATTATGTTCCACAACTTGCAATGCTCATCGTGCAGTCCAGGTTGTTCAATTTCAAGGGAATTGCTGCGAGTTTGACTGAGAAGTCTGCAAACTTGAATTAGCGTCTCACATACATTGTATCGATACCTACTGAGATCAACAAATCTCATGCTCGCTGCATATAGGAAATTTGCTTATCGAGTTCAACACCAATTTCAACTCACGGGCGGAATTTTTTTGGTCTCGCAGATTGATATCAGACGCAACCTACGAAAGTTTCAACACAAAATGCAATTACTCCCAAATTCGCAGACAAGCACAGAGCAGCACCATCACCCGTCTGCTCTCGCATCGCCAGtgaagcaaaaagagaaataagcaGATTTATTAACACCTACGATGTCACTCTTGATGTTTGTTTGTCGATAGTTTCTTCACAGTCCGCGGTTTTGAATACACTGGTGAGCATCTTCATCCAATCTGATGAACTTATTGATTTTTCCCCTTCATAACCTATTAACctgttgattttttattttttttattatgcgGCTTCCAGCAAGAAACAGAGAAGATAGATGTATGTATAGAGGACGAAACGGTCAAGTACTAGAACAGGAAAGAAGTGCAGGACAGTTTGCAGCGAGTAAGAATCGATTTAACTCCTTGGACCTTCACTAATCTTGATAAGTCTTGTCAAGGTATATCCACATTTCCTGATTTCCAGACAAGATTCTCCGTAGCTTTGTTGCGTTAATAGGACTATATGATTGGTTTCTCCTAACATAAATCGATTTAAATGACTCTAGATTATCTAAAAGTCCATTTATGACGTGGTTTCTTCAAAACTTTTAATTGACTAGTCCTTAATCCTCCGTTCTTTGACTTGGGTTCTTCACCAAATGACATGCTTCTTTGTTAAATTCCCTCTTAATTATTGTGCGCTACAGCGTTCTTAGATATGAATACCAAAATCTGGAGATACCCACCATTTGATACCCACCATTTCGATTTTGGGGGAGTTAGTGAAGTCATGAATCCACGTTTTAGTTTACCGGTAAACAAAGAAATGGCATTCTTCGGAATTGTATATATCACTTAAGAGCCTATGTATAATGAACAATGATGAcgtcattttgatttttcatttgcaaTTCGACAGTGGGGATCAAGATTCTGCTATCCCATTACCTGGAACAAGGACTCTAGTGAATAACTTAGCCAAGGAATTGGGACTGAACACAACCGTGCCTTCATGATCTCTGGTGTCGTGATTCTTTTATCACTAGCGTCTTCAATTGAATCGCTCATCTTGTCTTCATCATTTCCATTAATTTCAACGGTGAAGTTGCTTTCAATACCAACCACATTCATTTGAACGagattagaagaaaaaaataagaattatatgtctaatatatatatatcaacaaatACATGCTAAAATTCAACAACAATAAATActttttactttcttgcaatcaaagaagaagaggCTAGCGAACATATCTCCAAACTCATGTGTTAATCaattataaaatcctaaaataatcCAAACTTCAAAATATACTTGATATTTACATTCCTATCATTATAAGTTATTAAGTTTCATTTATTTGAGAACAATATTtacctaatatttttctttagtgGGAGAATAATATCCACTATTTcgaaaaatgtaattgagttcttCCTATATTACTTAACGATCAGAAATTATTGCTCTGATTTGATTCTTCAAAATAGACAAGAAAAACCTTATTTTCTTACGCGCTTTTTGTGGAATAAAAACATGAAACCAACCAAGCGAGTCAAAATTTGAGGCTGCGGTTGGCCCGTCCACTATGTAATCTGAGGGCGCGTTCATACGAGCACTTTcctataaaaagataaaataaaaaaatacatgtGAAACAGGAGAATTCGGCGAAAAGGTCAAACTTTGCGTTTCGACCCAAATATTCTCCACTTCCTTGCTTTGCGAGCATTGtgtgcatctctctctctctctctctctctctctctcgtgagtCGTGATGCATCTGCAACTGGTGCCATGGCTTGCCGCAGCAACAGCAACACTGTGTGCAACACTGTGCTCAAGCTCAACATTAGGCACCACCTCAGAAGCTGACAAAATCGCCAGCTTGCCAGGACAGCCCAAGGTTAGCTTCGGCCAGTATGCAGGGTACGTCACCGTCGATGAGAAGCAACAGAGAGCCCTCTTCTATTACTTCGCCGAAGCCGAAGCCGACCCGGCTTCGAAGCCTCTCGTGCTTTGGCTCAATGGAGGTAAAACCATCTGAACTGATTTTGAGAGAATGATGGTGAGAAATGAAACGAGCATGCTGAAAAACACTGAAAGTTTGCTTTTGTGTTGGGTTTGCACTTTGTAGGGCCTGGTTGTTCGTCCATTGGAGTTGGGGCTTTCTGCGAGCATGGACCATTCAAGCCCAGTGGAGATGTACTCCTGAAAAACGACTATAGCTGGAATAAAGGTCAGCATAATTCCCCTAAACAAAGGAGGGGGAACAATTAATCCTTTTACCTCTAGGCTTTAGCAGCTTAAAGACGTGTTCATAAGTTGTCTCTCTTTGCTAAGGCTTAAATCAAAAAGAAACTGAATCGGATCTTGTATCAGATATATTATTTTCAAGGGTGAATGTGACATTGATCCCATTGCTGTGATATGGTTCCGACTTCGGAGAttccttttttcaatttatttgcaGAAGCAAACATGTTGTACCTGGAATCTCCTGCAGGAGTTGGTTTCTCCTACTCTGTCAATAATTCTTATTATAGCTCCGTCGACGACAAGATGGCAGGTTCTTTTCCATGCAAATTGCGatatatttttaacaaattaaagtGCAGCGGTTATTTACAGAGGTAATGCGAAGCTGAAATTTAGTATTAATACCCACAATACAATGCTTCCACATTTCAGCAAGAGACAATCTCGCATTCCTCCGTAACTGGTTCGAAAAATTCCCAGAATACAAGGAGAGAGATTTATTCATCACAGGAGAGAGCTATGCAGGTGAACTAGTGATTAAGATTTTGTGAAACCCCGATTTGTGTGGTTGAATGAATTGGAAGTTCCATGAAAGCAGAATTTTAACTTCTATCTAATTTCACTATTACCAGGTCATTATGTTCCACAACTTGCAATGCTCATCGTGCAGTCCAAGTTGTTCAATTTGAAGGGAATTGCTGTGAGTTTGACTGAAAAGTCTGCAAACTTGAATTAGCATCTCACATACGTTGTATGATGCCTACTGAGATCAACAAATCTCATGCTCGCTGCAGATAGGAAATCCACTTCTCGAGTTCAACACCGATTTCAACTCACGGGCAAAATTCTTTTGGTCTCATGGATTGATATCAGACGCAACCTACGAAAGTTTTAACACAATATGCAATTTCTCCCAAATTCGCAGACAGGCACAGAGCGGCACCCTCACCCCTGTCTGCTCTCGTGTCAATAGCgaagcaaaaagagaaataagcaAATTCATCGACACATACGATGTCACTCTTGATGTTTGTTTGTCGACAGTTTCTTCACAGTCCGCAGTTTTGAATAAGCTGGTGAGCATCTTCGTCCATTCTgatgaacttttttatttttccccttcaCAACCTGAACTTTTTTTCATCATGCTGCTTCCAGCAACAAACAGAGAAGATAGATGTATGTGTAGAAGACAAAACCCTCAAGTACTTGAACAGGAAAGAAGTACAGGAGGCTCTGCATGCTCGGCTGGTTGGAATCTCTTCATGGACAGTTTGCAGCGAGTAAGGATAGACTTAACTCCTTCAACCTTCATTTTCTAGAGGCACAAGTCCATGGCTAAATGGCATCGCGAGTAATCTCGATGAGTCTTGTCAAAGTAAATGCACATTTCCCTATTTCTGGACAAGATTCTCCGTAACCTTGTTGCATTACTAGGACTATGTGATTGGTTCTTCCTAACATCAGTTGATCTGAATGACTCTAGATTATCTAAAAGTCCATTTATGATTGTGGTTTCTCCAGAACTTTCAACTGACTAGTCTTTATCCTTCGTTTTTTGACTTGGGTTCTTCATCTCATGTCATGCTCCTTCGTCTGAATTACATCATGATTCTTGTGTGCTACAGCGTTCTCAAATATGAATATCAAAATCTGGAGATACCTACCATTTCGATTTTGGGGGAGTTAGTGAAGTCAGGAATCCAAGTTTTAGTTTACAGGTAAACAGAAAAATGGCATTCTTCTGAACTGTGTATTTGACTAGTAGGCTATTGTATAAGGTACGACCACAACGgagatttgatttttcatttgcaaTGTCAACAGCGGTGATCAAGATTCTGCTATTCCATTGCTCGGAACAAGGACTCTAGTGAATAATTTGGCAAAGCAGTTGGGACTGAACACAACCGTGCCTTATAGAGTCTGGTTCGAGGAAAGTCAGGTCGGCTCAGTAAATAACCTTCATGGACATCACTCCTACCATTGATTCTAATAGGTGATTGACGAAACTAAGGcccttctcttcatttttcataGGTTGCTGGGTGGACACAAGTGTATGGAGATATATTATCATATGCGACAATCAGAGGAGCGTCTCATGAAGCACCGTTTTCGCAGCCAGAGAGATCGCTGGTGTTGTTTAGCTCATTTCTGGGAGGAAGGCCATTGCCAGAAGGGCTCATGTGAGATTCTGCAGTGGAAACTAACAAAATTATCGGTGACCAGTCTACTCCTAAGTTTACCAAATAGGACTTCATCTGATCCGATTAGTAGAAACATCAAATTCATCATGTTTCCCATTCGCACTTCCTGGCTTCTTTCGAAATGGACTGTTTGCTTCTCTAGTACTGCTTCTTATGTCATCATATACAATAAATATGAGAAAGAGCGAAAATTTTAGTTCCATTCAGAACTACATATCCGAAGCGGAACTAACttgcaaatataatttttcacaaatttcaatattttccaatatttttatCCACACACAATGTGCAAGACCTtaggttaaatttttttttttaaatagagaCATCTCGAACATTAAATCATGTTTTGAGGTCAATTATTCATGGACCGAATTAAACTATATAATTATTCTATGATAATAGAGTGATTGCAAGCAAAAATCGGGACCACTGTTATTTTGGAATAAACAATTGGATTTCTTGACCAagccaaattaattaataatatgtcTACATCAATTCACATGTGTCTTTTAAACATATATGGCCGGGAATATGCCTCATTATTATCGTGAAACATATAATATTATATGACCGAAAAATGACCATGTGCATTACGGATTATCATCATTTTCTAAGACTAGATCTATTACCGGATCTCTTATTTAGACAAAGGGACGTGGTCAAATCGCATAGATTGCGTGATTTTCCCACTTTGAAAAGCGCGACATCTTTGTATTCTTCTAAGAGTTGGTAACGAGCATCTTCTCATCCCTTCAAAGTCGTTGATTTTTACTACAGCATGTGTTTGAACCTTTGAAATccgaaataataaaaacattaaaagtCTCGAGCACATAAATTACTTTCCATCtagttggcaaaaaaaaaaaaaaatcatttcatatttaaacAGGAGGCGGCAGGTCCTCGCACG harbors:
- the LOC120294520 gene encoding serine carboxypeptidase-like 45; the encoded protein is MHLQLVPWLAAATATLCATLCSSSTLGTTSEADKIASLPGQPKVSFGQYAGYVTVDEKQQRALFYYFAEAEADPASKPLVLWLNGGPGCSSIGVGAFCEHGPFKPSGDVLLKNDYSWNKEANMLYLESPAGVGFSYSVNNSYYSSVDDKMAARDNLAFLRNWFEKFPEYKERDLFITGESYAGHYVPQLAMLIVQSKLFNLKGIAIGNPLLEFNTDFNSRAKFFWSHGLISDATYESFNTICNFSQIRRQAQSGTLTPVCSRVNSEAKREISKFIDTYDVTLDVCLSTVSSQSAVLNKLQQTEKIDVCVEDKTLKYLNRKEVQEALHARLVGISSWTVCSDVLKYEYQNLEIPTISILGELVKSGIQVLVYSGDQDSAIPLLGTRTLVNNLAKQLGLNTTVPYRVWFEESQVAGWTQVYGDILSYATIRGASHEAPFSQPERSLVLFSSFLGGRPLPEGLM